The nucleotide window GCAGTCAAGATACATCGATTACAAAATCAATGTGCGCATTCAATAGTGCAATGGGCATATTCCAACAATAAGTTTGGAAAAATCTCTCTGAAAGAAATCCCAccatatttattagattttcatAGTGGAAGGACCCCCCATTAGGCACTAGAAGCATGATCTGCTATGGCCTGAAATGGTTTGTAATATGATCTATTCTCTTGTATAATGCTATTTTCACTAATGAAGTcactttagaaaaaaaaaaaaaaacttaacaaCACCCACCAACTTATTATCACAAAAATAACCACGATGTCAATtgacgtattaaaaaaaaagggcaaaccCCTTCCAGAGCTAGGGGCAAACACAATCAGCTCTAAATGATTTCTTTTTGATTGGTACAATCAGCTATACATGATATGCAGCAGTTTCAAAAGATTATGGTGCACAGCCATCTCACTACCCTATTGTATCCACATCCTTTATGCTCTCTGAGCCTTCCCGCGGAGATATTCCCAATGCAGAAGCAAATATTTCACAAGCTGGTTCAAAGGCATGTGGTGCCTTACTGTCCAGAAGATGTATGCAACCTACAACACATTCTACATTCTTTGCTTGGCCGCCTTCTCATTGCCCTTGATTAAAACTCCGTTCGGTTGGTGACCCAGGAACAAAGGGAACAAAACCCCGGCCACCAAATACGGGGCGCATGAAGGCATCGTCGAATTTACGCCAGTACCGATGAACAGTGTGTGTAGGAGTGGCCAGGAGTGCACGTATGCTGCTTGGTTGGGTAATTTCAGGAAGGTCAAACTCAGAATCCTGCCCCTCTCCAAGAAGAGGCACAGAATCCTGCCTCTCTCCAAGAAAAGGCACAGTTACAGATTTTGGACTAGACGAATCTGACTGTACCTTGCTGGCTGTGTGTCTTGGATGTGGAAGCAAAAACCTTATAAGAGGTTTAGTCAGCAAACCAAACACCTGACCAGAAACAAATATGAAGTGTTATTACCATTACCAAGAACATTGAAATTTCATATGCAAAACTCATTCATACAACATCGCAAGCAATCCTAATGCCAAAAGCAACCATAaatgtaactttttttcttacaaaaattcaTGTGAAGGGCAGTTGGTTTTCTTGTTCCCCTAAGAAGCATCGTTCCTCttaagaaaataacatatatatagagctcACCCAAAACCTCAATTGGAATCATGGTGGAACTGATCCACTTTAATTGTATCTACATAAAATGCTGTCCATGATGCTCTTgccaaacaaataataaagaataaatatggaGGAAGCAGGCATCTGACAGCAAGCCCTCGTCCAATGAAGCTTTGAGCAATGGAACACCCATATTCTTGATAGCTAAGAAGCTTAACGGTGAAGACCATAACAGCAAGCAACATATTTGCAATTTCTCTATTCATTGTAAATGAATCAGCTAATTCTCAGAAAATACAAACCCTTGGCATATCAAGAGGCCAGATTGGGCTCTTTTAATGTGACATCAGAAGATGTGCCAAGTAAATAAGTTTGACCCTCAATGGACCAACCATGtacacaataaaattaaaagtgaacgaaaaaagaatggaaagattaatatttatcactatagaACAAATTAAATCAAGTCAATATGATTTCACAGATCACAGAAAAGGCAGTAGACATCCCACCACTGTGCTGAAGAGAACAACAGTTATGGTGCTGGTGATCATGATTGCATTTCCTCGCAATTGAGTATGCCCTGACCTTGTGAACTGCATTTAGAAAAGTAAAAGGTTTACTAAATATTCCACTGCTACCATCTCTCTATCTGTCTCTCACCCACGCACGCATGCATGCACCATTCAAGTGTTCTTATTTCAAGTGGAAGAGCATAAAAGAAACTGAAATTTCCCTCTGATGAATTATTTCTtaacaaattttctatttagttataaatataacagCGTGTCCATATCTTACCTGATTATAAGCGAGTGCTATAGACACAGCACCTCTCATGAGACCAGCCCACCATATTACCACCTACAACAATAAATATGGTGGTGAGATTTGGTACATCAATGAAGTACGAGAAAAACAGAATTATGCTGCAAAAGAAACAGAAAGCATACTTGTTGCCTGAAGTTGATTTTTTCCTTTGGAGATTTTTTAACTAAGTTGATTAAAAATGATAAGGGGAAAACAAAGGCTGCTCTTCCGGCCATAATCAGACCTAGCAGTATTGAACTCACTGCAACAGATGTTCCAGGACTGCAAAAAGCAAAATCAAGCATTGCATGTTAGAGCAATAAATAATGTCTCAGCAAGGCAGCtatatcatacatttttttctgaaaaattacAGActgctactactactactaataGATATAAGGTTCAACATATTAAGAGCATGGAACTAAAAGGACTAGTTAGTCGTCTGCTCTTATGCTGATAATACCTGCCACTGACAAATCTCCACTTTTCAATGTCCAAGGCATCCATTCCAACATAAACGAAGATAAAGATCTCAGCAACAAATGAAAGGGTTGCGAAAGCATGCCTGTgataatttgaaagaaaatctaaaGCATTAGGTATATGACAAATTGACTTTTGTTCTACATATGAAAAATGGGTTAAAATGGCTTGATAGCTTCTAAGTTACTTGGTAGTGATTCGTGAACACTCAGTCACATTGTGCCAGGTGTAATGGGACATCACAATCCCACAAAAGAATACCGTGAGAATGCCACTCAAATAGAACAACTGCATAACAGATTAAATACAGTAGCATCTTagtgagatgaaaaataattagcAATCTATCAAATCTGCCGTCTACATAAAGCATTTGAAGCATAGAAAGAGCATTGAGTGCCGTTAAACTATTAGACATCTTACTTCAGCCATCATATATGAAAGGTATGCCATGAGCATCATAAGAGCAACTTCACGATCCGTAGAGTGCCTAAATCATGAGAAAAATTGTATTATCAGAATTTGGTTTTAGTATATGATTCTAATACTTCTTTCCTCCATCAGTTTCTTCAGAAGCCAAATCAGGAGACCTTAAATATTAGGTGTCACCAGACCACtttcaacaaataaaaaccTAGCGTACGATCTAAAGACCAAACAAAGCATCTTCTTATTGCGAGACTAGGTCCATTTTcaacattagtataataataatGGAATACTAttgttacctataaaaaaaaaaatggaatactATTGTTGCAATACCAGTAAAAGCAACTGACTCGATCATTCCAATTCTGACAAACGTACCTTCCAAAATACAGCTTTTTGATGATGTATGCACTAAGCAGCCCAGTCTGCAGGGGGAAAGAGATATGTCATACCACAGGAGAATGGCACATGTAGCATAACACATGTGCATTAATACATACGAgtctatgagagagagagagagagagagaggcttactATCACCCCAAGCATTGTGCTTgtgagaaacaaataaaagaagttGCCAATAAAATGCAAACCAATCCTGGGGTCGATATGATTGAGGTCAAAACTCTGGATTGCATTAAAAAGTACCACTGATGTTGCATCATTTACAACACCCTCCCCAAATACAAGACTGTAGAGTAAAGGCGTCTCATCCTGATTAAGCACCTGCACCGTCACATGAAAGTTCAGGTTTGAAGTGTAGATACCTTATCCGATTGAAGACATGATAACATGCTGATATCTGCTATACCTGCAATGTACATACAGAGTCCGTGGCAGCAAATATTGCACCGATTGCTGAAATAGCGGATCAATACAGTCAGAACGAAACAGCAAACAAAGTTactcgaaaaagaaaaatggcaaaTGTAGTACCTAGATAATCCCCAATATCCAGCGAACCAATATCCAATTTTTTGAAGAACTGAGTAACCCCTGGATCAAGCATCAGAATTTTACAGTCACAATAAgataagtaatatttttttttgataagtaaaataagtatatattcatccacAACTGTCAATTACAAGAAAAGAAGTTCTAATGCTCCCATCCTAATTAGGTGGGAAcattagaaactaaaaactcaTGAAATTCCATGCCATTACAATCCACggcaatagcccaagtacaaaagGTCCTAAAGAAGAACATTTTTAGCTCTGCcattgatctctctttgtcttcaaaaatcctctcattgcgctcctgccacaagcaccacataatataaataggaatcattttccaaaccgcTTTGATCTGACGCACTCCTCTAATTGAGGTCCAACAAGCCAAAGCATCCAACACAGTTTTCGGCATAACCCACGCTAAATCCATTATGTAAAACACCGCATCCCAAATAGTCTTGGCtacctcgcaatgtaaaagtaaataattcaccgattcaccccctcttttacacatacaacaccagtctgctataattatgcttctttttcttagattatccatAGTAAGAATTTTCCccaaagacgctgtccacacaaagaaagaagcttttggAGGAGCCTTATTCCTCCAAAACTTTCTCCAGAGAAATTGTATGTCAGGAACTTGTGTGAGTACCTTGCAAAATGAGCTAACAGTGAAGACCCCTTTCCTTGTTGGActccaccacaaatcatctgCATGCTGGATATTTGGGTGACAAAAGTACAaaagactataaaaatctacaaaactcccCATCTCCCAGTCTTGTGCTGCCCGattgaagttgatattccaGTGAATGTTTCTACCTATGACTTCCATTACCTCCACCACCATGGCATCTTTAGCATTTGCAATCACGAAAAGTGTAGGAAACAAGTCTTCTAGAGTATTATTGGTACACCAAACAtctttccaaaatctgatctttgaACCTGAACCCAATTGCAATCTTGTATGATGATGGAAAAccacccatcctcttctaatgtgtttacATAGCCCCCTTCCAGCGGCCTCTcgaacttctctagtacaccaacccccctCCAAACCACCGTATTTGTTTTCaatcacagtcttccataaggcAGCCGATTCCTTAATATAAcaccacaaccatttgccaagtagtgCCCGATTGaacatcctcaaatttctaatacccaacccaccattggagataggaCGACACACAATTTCCCACTTGATTAAATGGAATTTAAACTCCTCACCTAAACCCCCCATAGAAAGTCTCTCTGTAGCTTCTCAAGGCGacccgccacacttgccggtatagggaataaggataagaagtaagtgggtagattagaaaacgtacttttaataagcgtaatccggcccccttttgacaaatacattctcttccaacctgccaatcttCTCTCTACTTTCTCGATCACAGTATCCCAAATAGCTCATAGGGAGAGacgctatcttacaacccagtGTACCAGCCAACACCCTCAAATTTTGTACTTCTCCAATAGgcaccaactcagatttatcataattcacttttaaaccagacactgcttcaaaacaaagcaacaatgcCTTCACAGTCCTCAACTGATCTGAATTGGCCTCGCACAAAATAAGTGTATCATCTACAAACAATAAATGTGAAATGGTAGTGCTACCCCTATTCGGCGATCCAATCTGAAAACCACTAATATAACCATTAGTCACTAAGGCTGAaatcatcctgcttagtgcctccataacaataacaaaaagtaatggagataatggatccccttgtctcaaaccacgagagCTCGGGAAGAAGCCTTCTGGACTGCCGTTGATTAACACAGAGAATCTTGCCGTGGAGATACACCATCTAATCCACGACCTCCATCTTTCTCCAAATccacacctacccagtagatatagaagaaaatcctaattaacatgatcatatgccttctccatatctatcTTACACATAAGCCCTGAGCTGCCAGCCTTCAATCTACTGTCCAGACACTCATTAGCAATTAAAGCCGCATCAAGTATCTGTCTACCcttcacaaaggcattttgagacttAGTAACGATTTGTCCCAAGACCCCACTCAAA belongs to Juglans regia cultivar Chandler chromosome 8, Walnut 2.0, whole genome shotgun sequence and includes:
- the LOC109020095 gene encoding sodium/hydrogen exchanger 2-like isoform X1, which codes for MAIGLSSIIPRLQMLSTSDHASVVSMNLFVALLCACIVIGHLLEENRWVNESITALVIGVCTGVVILLASGGRSSHLLVFSEDLFFIYLLPPIIFNAGFQVKKKQFFVNFTTITLFGAVGTLISCGIISLGVTQFFKKLDIGSLDIGDYLAIGAIFAATDSVCTLQVLNQDETPLLYSLVFGEGVVNDATSVVLFNAIQSFDLNHIDPRIGLHFIGNFFYLFLTSTMLGVITGLLSAYIIKKLYFGRHSTDREVALMMLMAYLSYMMAELFYLSGILTVFFCGIVMSHYTWHNVTECSRITTKHAFATLSFVAEIFIFVYVGMDALDIEKWRFVSGSPGTSVAVSSILLGLIMAGRAAFVFPLSFLINLVKKSPKEKINFRQQVVIWWAGLMRGAVSIALAYNQFTRSGHTQLRGNAIMITSTITVVLFSTVVFGLLTKPLIRFLLPHPRHTASKVQSDSSSPKSVTVPFLGERQDSVPLLGEGQDSEFDLPEITQPSSIRALLATPTHTVHRYWRKFDDAFMRPVFGGRGFVPFVPGSPTERSFNQGQ
- the LOC109020095 gene encoding sodium/hydrogen exchanger 1-like isoform X2; the protein is MAIGLSSIIPRLQMLSTSDHASVVSMNLFVALLCACIVIGHLLEENRWVNESITALVIGVCTGVVILLASGGRSSHLLVFSEDLFFIYLLPPIIFNAGFQVKKKQFFVNFTTITLFGAVGTLISCGIISLGVTQFFKKLDIGSLDIGDYLAIGAIFAATDSVCTLQVLNQDETPLLYSLVFGEGVVNDATSVVLFNAIQSFDLNHIDPRIGLHFIGNFFYLFLTSTMLGVITGLLSAYIIKKLYFGRHSTDREVALMMLMAYLSYMMAELFYLSGILTVFFCGIVMSHYTWHNVTECSRITTKHAFATLSFVAEIFIFVYVGMDALDIEKWRFVSGSPGTSVAVSSILLGLIMAGRAAFVFPLSFLINLVKKSPKEKINFRQQVVIWWAGLMRGAVSIALAYNQCLVC